Proteins found in one Mycobacterium branderi genomic segment:
- a CDS encoding VOC family protein, with translation MLQPPGSVIEIAHVVDDLDAAIGQFIELWGAGPFYSAPMRFPTGHHYRGKEAPLAIDVGFGFSGGLLIELIQPLDGDRSVFSEALAARGPGFHHIVRREPYEKGVTRCEQAGFGKALELTTAFGERTVLFDTTALNGGFLEVVDLHVTFEPLLATLSQAHDGWDGERPRRSLSALFDYAGPDRGS, from the coding sequence ATGCTGCAGCCCCCCGGATCCGTCATCGAGATCGCGCATGTGGTCGACGACCTCGACGCCGCGATCGGGCAGTTCATCGAATTATGGGGCGCCGGACCGTTTTACAGCGCGCCGATGCGGTTCCCGACCGGTCATCACTACCGGGGGAAAGAGGCCCCGCTGGCCATCGATGTCGGGTTCGGTTTTTCGGGCGGGCTGCTGATCGAGCTGATCCAGCCGCTGGACGGCGACCGCTCGGTCTTCAGTGAAGCGTTGGCTGCGCGGGGGCCGGGATTCCATCACATCGTGCGGCGCGAGCCGTACGAAAAGGGCGTCACGCGTTGCGAGCAGGCCGGTTTCGGCAAGGCGCTCGAACTGACGACAGCGTTCGGCGAGCGCACCGTGTTGTTCGACACCACCGCACTCAACGGCGGATTCCTCGAGGTGGTCGATTTGCACGTGACATTCGAGCCGCTGCTGGCCACGCTGTCGCAAGCCCATGACGGATGGGACGGCGAGCGGCCGCGCCGCTCGTTGTCGGCCTTGTTCGACTACGCGGGTCCGGACCGCGGATCATGA
- a CDS encoding zinc-dependent alcohol dehydrogenase family protein, which produces MKAQAVRFYRHGGPEVLKVESVTVPDPAPGELTIAVEAFALNRADTFFREGWHPIKPVFPSRIGYEAAGRVVAIGDEVTGFAVGDRVATLPVMEVNRYGGYGEAMTIPARLVVPSPAELGPAESTALWASFMTAYGALVELVTIEAGQWVLCTAASSSVANAAMQICLAIGAKPIGVTQTRAKAAAVREAGATEVIVTEDEDLVARITDITGGAGAHYIFDPIGGPGFGLLAQAAAPHGTIILYGATSPETTELPVIAAVNKNLTFACYAMLLGEQPDRDERAQKFIRDGIAAKRLRPRVGHQLDFGHVHDAVALLDSMKHSGKIVVRVAD; this is translated from the coding sequence ATGAAAGCCCAAGCCGTCCGGTTTTATCGACACGGCGGACCGGAAGTCCTGAAAGTCGAATCGGTTACGGTGCCCGACCCCGCCCCCGGTGAACTCACCATCGCCGTCGAGGCTTTCGCGCTCAACCGCGCCGACACGTTCTTTCGCGAGGGGTGGCATCCGATCAAACCCGTGTTCCCGTCCCGGATCGGATACGAGGCGGCGGGGCGGGTGGTGGCGATCGGCGACGAGGTGACCGGTTTTGCCGTCGGCGACCGGGTGGCGACACTTCCGGTGATGGAGGTCAACCGCTACGGCGGCTACGGCGAAGCCATGACGATTCCCGCCCGGTTGGTAGTGCCCAGTCCCGCCGAGCTGGGTCCGGCAGAGTCGACCGCGCTGTGGGCAAGTTTTATGACCGCCTACGGCGCTCTCGTCGAGCTGGTCACCATCGAAGCAGGTCAATGGGTGCTCTGTACCGCCGCATCGTCCAGCGTCGCCAATGCCGCGATGCAGATCTGCCTGGCGATCGGGGCCAAACCCATCGGCGTGACCCAAACCCGGGCGAAGGCAGCCGCAGTCCGCGAGGCGGGCGCCACGGAGGTCATCGTCACCGAGGACGAGGATTTGGTCGCCCGGATCACCGACATCACCGGCGGTGCGGGCGCGCACTACATCTTCGACCCCATCGGCGGGCCCGGTTTCGGACTGCTCGCCCAAGCAGCCGCGCCGCACGGCACGATCATCCTGTACGGGGCGACGTCGCCCGAAACCACCGAGCTGCCCGTCATCGCGGCGGTCAACAAAAATCTGACGTTCGCCTGCTACGCCATGCTGCTCGGCGAACAACCGGACCGCGATGAGCGCGCACAGAAATTCATCCGCGACGGCATAGCCGCGAAACGGCTGCGTCCGCGCGTCGGCCACCAACTGGACTTCGGCCACGTGCACGACGCCGTCGCGTTACTGGACTCCATGAAACACAGCGGCAAGATCGTTGTGCGGGTGGCGGATTAG
- a CDS encoding TetR/AcrR family transcriptional regulator, producing MATIDESDLTTKARVRAAALALVGEQGLDATTIRQVAARAGVSVGVVQHHYKTKADLADDVRGWVLARLVAAAEAVGVAQFDAGRPELAGFDDLMTDNPMLAAYIRRILIEATPNAKRWFAEAVHRTTEQLREQRPEGLAEDPDELRTVAAMLLVITFGPVILGSALTDLLDCSAQEAQLRWRQTESRLPITGSLAAPADH from the coding sequence ATGGCGACAATCGACGAAAGCGACCTGACTACCAAGGCCAGAGTCCGTGCGGCCGCACTGGCTCTGGTCGGCGAGCAGGGGCTGGATGCAACGACCATCCGGCAGGTGGCGGCACGCGCCGGGGTCTCCGTCGGGGTCGTGCAACACCACTACAAGACGAAGGCCGATCTGGCCGACGATGTTCGTGGGTGGGTGCTGGCGCGGCTGGTGGCTGCCGCCGAAGCCGTCGGCGTTGCGCAATTCGATGCCGGACGCCCGGAGCTCGCCGGTTTCGACGATCTCATGACCGATAACCCCATGCTGGCGGCCTACATTCGCAGGATCCTCATCGAGGCCACCCCGAACGCCAAGCGCTGGTTCGCCGAAGCCGTGCACCGCACCACTGAACAACTGCGCGAACAGCGACCCGAGGGGCTGGCCGAAGATCCCGACGAACTGCGCACCGTCGCCGCGATGCTGCTGGTCATCACGTTCGGACCGGTGATCCTGGGCTCGGCACTGACCGATCTGCTGGACTGTTCGGCCCAGGAGGCGCAGCTGCGGTGGCGACAGACAGAGTCCCGGCTGCCCATCACCGGCAGCCTGGCCGCGCCGGCTGATCACTAG
- a CDS encoding nuclear transport factor 2 family protein, with translation MTGLASEQVHDDQTGIDALVAKDAIRDLVLQFCRAVDRGDVALARSLYERNARDEHGINPTNTAAEFLDLIEPMEAGLAVIQHNITNHLIRLTGPDSAEGEAYVIAYHRAESGDTANLLITGGRYLDRYSRREGQWKIAHRKCTVDWANEMAVPAALDPANPITNGSIAAGRMDGDDPSYDFFTALKRGTRL, from the coding sequence ATGACTGGCCTCGCTTCGGAACAAGTGCATGACGACCAGACGGGCATCGATGCGCTTGTCGCAAAGGACGCGATCCGCGACCTCGTTTTGCAGTTCTGCCGCGCCGTCGATCGCGGCGACGTGGCCCTGGCCCGGTCGCTGTATGAGCGCAACGCCCGCGACGAGCACGGCATCAACCCCACCAATACCGCAGCGGAATTCCTTGACCTGATCGAGCCGATGGAGGCGGGGCTGGCGGTGATCCAGCACAACATCACCAACCACCTGATTCGGCTCACCGGCCCGGACAGCGCGGAAGGCGAGGCGTATGTAATCGCCTACCACCGCGCCGAATCCGGGGACACGGCCAACCTGCTGATCACCGGTGGCCGCTATCTGGATCGCTATTCCCGGCGCGAGGGACAGTGGAAGATCGCGCACCGCAAATGCACCGTCGACTGGGCGAATGAAATGGCCGTGCCGGCGGCGCTCGACCCGGCCAATCCCATCACCAACGGCAGCATCGCTGCAGGGCGGATGGACGGCGACGACCCGTCCTACGACTTTTTCACCGCGCTCAAGCGGGGCACGCGTCTGTGA
- a CDS encoding SDR family NAD(P)-dependent oxidoreductase has protein sequence MNLGLQGKRALVTGSSSGIGAGIAKTLAAEGVSVVVHGRNVGRVSAVVDEIRQRDATAVAVIGDLASEDGAAAVAEAAASEFGGIDILVNNAGGPSDTEVQSWFALPVSEWGVTYQRNVLSAGYLIHALAPAMKENRWGRIIQIASAAGIIPTSGQPDYGPSKAAMINMSMGLSKALAGSGVTVNTVMPGMIMTKGLRDFLRVFAERRGWGDDLDRAAQYVLKGTGQTVHRIGQVDDVAYAVAMLASPKADFFNGMNLHVDGGGTSSIY, from the coding sequence ATGAACCTCGGCTTACAGGGCAAGCGGGCTCTGGTCACCGGCAGCAGTTCGGGCATCGGTGCCGGAATCGCGAAAACGCTGGCCGCCGAGGGCGTCTCGGTGGTCGTGCACGGCCGCAATGTCGGGCGTGTCTCGGCGGTGGTTGATGAGATCCGGCAGCGCGATGCCACGGCGGTGGCGGTGATCGGCGACTTGGCCAGCGAAGACGGTGCCGCGGCCGTCGCCGAGGCCGCGGCCTCTGAGTTCGGCGGGATCGACATCCTGGTCAACAACGCGGGCGGACCGTCGGACACCGAAGTGCAGTCGTGGTTCGCCTTACCGGTCTCGGAATGGGGCGTCACCTACCAACGCAACGTGCTTTCCGCCGGGTATCTGATCCACGCCCTGGCGCCGGCCATGAAAGAGAACCGGTGGGGGCGCATCATCCAGATCGCGTCGGCCGCGGGCATCATCCCGACATCGGGCCAGCCCGACTACGGACCATCGAAGGCCGCGATGATCAACATGTCGATGGGACTGTCAAAAGCGTTGGCGGGCAGCGGTGTCACGGTGAACACGGTGATGCCCGGGATGATCATGACGAAGGGATTGCGCGACTTCCTGCGCGTCTTCGCCGAGCGGCGGGGATGGGGCGATGATCTCGACCGGGCCGCACAATACGTGTTGAAGGGCACCGGTCAGACCGTGCATCGAATCGGCCAGGTCGACGACGTCGCCTACGCCGTTGCGATGCTCGCCAGCCCGAAGGCGGATTTCTTCAACGGCATGAACCTCCACGTCGATGGCGGCGGCACGTCCTCGATCTACTGA
- a CDS encoding mycofactocin-coupled SDR family oxidoreductase has translation MGLLDGRVVFITGAARGQGRSHAVTFAEQGANIVGVDICEDLDVIPYKLGTSEQLEETARLVEKTGRDMVFRKADVRDKATLQAAFDEGVAQFGHVDTVIANAGVILTNPDERDASEALRLGIDIMLIGVWNTFQVAIPHLKQRGQGGNLVATSSMAALLDLTDGRGGSDAYNMSKLAITGLVRSYANLLAPDRIRVNAVAPTNCATPMVTENPALFKVIEESPNLVNAMQTALPDLPMIEPKDVSNAILFLISEQGRSFTGSVLKVDAGMDIRR, from the coding sequence ATGGGTTTGTTGGATGGCCGCGTCGTGTTCATCACGGGCGCCGCGCGTGGTCAGGGCAGATCACACGCGGTCACGTTCGCCGAGCAGGGCGCGAACATCGTCGGGGTTGACATCTGCGAAGACCTCGACGTCATCCCGTACAAGTTGGGCACGTCAGAGCAGCTGGAAGAGACGGCGCGCCTGGTCGAAAAGACAGGGCGGGACATGGTGTTTCGCAAAGCAGACGTGCGGGACAAGGCCACCCTGCAGGCCGCGTTCGATGAGGGCGTCGCCCAGTTCGGCCACGTCGACACCGTGATCGCCAACGCGGGTGTCATCCTGACGAATCCGGACGAGCGCGACGCATCCGAAGCCCTGCGGCTCGGCATCGACATCATGCTGATCGGGGTGTGGAACACCTTCCAGGTCGCCATCCCCCACCTGAAGCAACGCGGCCAGGGCGGCAATCTCGTTGCCACCAGTTCCATGGCGGCGTTACTGGACCTCACCGATGGCCGCGGCGGCTCGGACGCCTACAACATGTCCAAGCTTGCGATCACCGGTCTCGTGCGGTCGTATGCCAATCTGCTGGCACCGGATCGCATCCGGGTCAACGCGGTCGCGCCGACCAACTGTGCGACGCCGATGGTCACCGAGAACCCCGCCCTGTTCAAGGTGATCGAGGAAAGCCCGAATCTGGTCAACGCCATGCAGACCGCGCTGCCCGATCTGCCGATGATCGAGCCCAAGGATGTCAGCAACGCGATTCTGTTCCTGATATCCGAGCAGGGCCGCAGTTTCACCGGCAGCGTGCTCAAGGTGGACGCGGGCATGGACATTCGGCGGTGA
- a CDS encoding LLM class F420-dependent oxidoreductase, which yields MKFTLEYPSEIPDAAPGFLAPDVIRRLAVQAEECGFDAIAFSDHPAPSIKWRRAGGHDTVDPAAALSYVAADTRRIRLLTNLYVLPFRNPYLAAKNLTSLDILSGGRLTAGVGAGYLRSEFSALGVDFDQRAALLDNGLQALVRIWRRPDEPVTQDGFAATAPVWLSPPVQKPHPPIWIGGNSKAARRRVVQFGQGWCPVIAPAAMASSIRTAVIDGPATFGRAVEELRAELSAAGRDPYAVDIQIDVPVVDFDADDGVEQALQRIDEFADLGATWAIVHVDASSVDAAVDYLSAFSELVMGRRQPQRPVNVG from the coding sequence GTGAAGTTCACACTCGAATATCCCAGCGAGATCCCGGACGCCGCGCCCGGTTTCCTTGCGCCCGATGTGATCCGGCGCCTGGCGGTGCAGGCCGAAGAATGTGGTTTCGACGCGATCGCTTTCAGCGATCATCCGGCCCCGTCGATCAAATGGCGTCGCGCCGGCGGTCACGACACGGTCGATCCGGCGGCCGCGTTGAGCTACGTGGCCGCGGACACCCGGCGTATCCGTCTGCTGACCAACCTCTACGTGCTGCCCTTCCGCAACCCCTACCTTGCGGCCAAAAACCTGACCAGCCTGGACATTCTGTCCGGCGGCCGGCTTACCGCCGGCGTCGGCGCCGGCTACCTGCGATCGGAATTCTCGGCGCTGGGTGTGGATTTCGATCAGCGCGCGGCACTGCTCGACAACGGCCTGCAGGCACTGGTGCGCATCTGGCGGCGCCCCGATGAGCCGGTGACCCAGGACGGGTTCGCCGCCACCGCGCCGGTGTGGCTGAGCCCACCGGTCCAAAAGCCTCATCCACCGATCTGGATCGGCGGGAACAGCAAGGCCGCCCGACGCCGTGTGGTGCAGTTCGGGCAGGGCTGGTGTCCGGTCATCGCACCGGCAGCCATGGCCTCCTCGATTCGCACCGCGGTCATCGACGGGCCCGCGACATTCGGCCGAGCCGTGGAGGAACTTCGGGCCGAGCTGTCCGCGGCCGGCCGCGATCCATACGCGGTCGACATCCAGATCGACGTGCCGGTGGTCGATTTCGACGCCGACGATGGCGTGGAACAAGCGTTGCAGCGCATCGACGAATTCGCCGACCTGGGAGCGACGTGGGCGATCGTGCACGTCGACGCGTCCTCGGTTGATGCCGCCGTCGACTACCTTTCGGCGTTCAGCGAGCTGGTCATGGGCCGGCGCCAACCGCAACGACCGGTCAACGTCGGCTGA
- a CDS encoding LLM class F420-dependent oxidoreductase has translation MKWGIVFSSTGFPDPDSAVALARAAEQAGFESLWSPEHVVMSKHPDATPYRGSPDGSMARLARRGGIPDPLIWFAYVASATSRIRFGTGVLILPEHQPVVLAKSAATLDHLCGGRLLLGVGVGDLPEEYHAVGTNFADRGRRMDEYIDAMRTLWGQDTASYHGRYVDFDRVECRPWPVRRSIPLLIGGSSEAAIRRAATRGDGYFPFIFPGHDPEVELPRLLDRVRAETRAAGRDPSAMEFTAGGARTVDEAKVYADFGIHRLTVAIRARTLADMRAEVARLGDELVSKTSDL, from the coding sequence ATGAAATGGGGAATCGTCTTCTCCAGCACCGGTTTCCCCGACCCGGACAGCGCTGTGGCACTGGCGCGGGCCGCAGAACAGGCCGGGTTCGAGTCGTTGTGGTCACCCGAGCACGTGGTCATGTCCAAGCACCCCGATGCGACCCCGTACCGCGGTTCACCCGACGGCAGCATGGCAAGGCTGGCCCGACGAGGCGGCATCCCCGACCCGTTGATCTGGTTCGCTTATGTCGCCTCGGCGACCAGCCGAATACGGTTCGGCACCGGCGTGCTCATCCTGCCCGAGCACCAACCGGTCGTGCTCGCCAAGTCGGCTGCGACGCTGGACCATTTGTGCGGTGGCCGGCTTCTGCTCGGCGTCGGCGTGGGCGACTTGCCCGAGGAGTATCACGCCGTCGGCACGAATTTCGCCGATCGGGGCCGACGGATGGACGAGTACATCGACGCGATGCGAACGCTCTGGGGCCAAGACACTGCGTCGTACCACGGCCGTTACGTCGATTTCGACCGAGTGGAGTGCCGGCCCTGGCCGGTGCGGCGATCCATCCCGCTGCTGATCGGTGGTTCATCCGAAGCGGCGATACGGCGCGCAGCGACCCGCGGTGACGGCTATTTTCCGTTCATCTTCCCCGGCCACGACCCGGAGGTCGAATTGCCGCGGCTGTTGGATCGGGTGCGCGCCGAGACCCGTGCCGCCGGACGAGACCCGTCGGCGATGGAATTCACCGCCGGAGGCGCGCGCACCGTTGATGAGGCCAAGGTGTATGCGGATTTCGGCATTCACCGGCTGACCGTTGCGATTCGGGCCCGCACGCTCGCCGACATGCGCGCTGAAGTCGCCCGGCTCGGCGACGAGCTGGTGTCGAAGACAAGCGATCTGTGA
- a CDS encoding SDR family NAD(P)-dependent oxidoreductase — protein sequence MPATLAGRAALITGGGSGIGRGTALALADRGAAVAVLGRTIEQCEQTVHDIEKRGGTAIALGADMTEPDDIERATAAVSDAWGRIDIVVHSAQSFNYGPIRKLSTEDLDQSWRTGPLAAFQLMKAALPALRESRGLIVNIASGVGITAPAAMSAYAMAKEAMRALTRVAAVEWGPYGIRAVALCPFAATPGLDNFEDTFGLRSERDLIPQIPLRRLGDPEQDVGRVVAFLASEDAGYITGTTLMVDGGYSYLR from the coding sequence GTGCCGGCGACATTGGCAGGCCGCGCCGCCCTGATCACCGGCGGCGGCAGCGGGATCGGTCGGGGGACCGCGCTTGCGCTGGCCGACCGGGGCGCCGCCGTGGCGGTGCTCGGCCGGACAATCGAGCAGTGCGAGCAGACCGTGCACGACATCGAAAAACGTGGTGGCACAGCGATAGCCCTCGGTGCTGATATGACCGAACCCGACGACATCGAGCGTGCAACAGCGGCTGTCAGCGACGCCTGGGGGCGCATCGACATCGTTGTTCACTCGGCCCAGAGCTTCAACTACGGGCCGATTCGCAAGCTGAGCACCGAAGATCTCGACCAGTCCTGGCGCACCGGCCCGCTGGCGGCGTTCCAGCTCATGAAGGCGGCTCTGCCCGCGCTGCGGGAGTCGCGGGGACTGATCGTCAACATCGCCTCCGGCGTCGGCATCACGGCCCCGGCCGCCATGTCGGCCTACGCCATGGCCAAAGAAGCGATGCGCGCACTGACCCGGGTAGCGGCTGTCGAGTGGGGACCGTATGGCATACGGGCGGTGGCATTGTGCCCGTTCGCCGCGACGCCGGGACTGGACAACTTCGAGGACACGTTCGGGCTGCGCAGCGAGCGCGACCTGATCCCGCAGATCCCGCTGCGCCGCCTCGGCGATCCCGAGCAGGACGTGGGCCGCGTTGTTGCGTTCCTTGCCTCGGAGGACGCCGGCTACATCACCGGAACGACGCTGATGGTCGACGGCGGCTACAGCTACCTGCGATGA
- a CDS encoding hotdog family protein → MTNAGTRREAASPYGEWDASLDALMTYRYLGSKPRWIDRTHADNQIRLRPDLRTPAGAVLAAPLAIAMLDTAGINIDRIWILALTQIDVQILDPAIDAGAVSVSGQVIREARSQVFTEARIYDAETRDRAIGFGTANWSVIAPTPEGHVYPEPGDGVEDTAYLPPLWQAYTGRRRPDGLLEIPGLRPEIGTERLHHGPMLVITETAALQAAAAELGTEALVIEHLSLTIVAPGRSGPFVATPVFVGVHSSTAGCRVELRDQGRDNRLVAAAFVRMRAVAETPC, encoded by the coding sequence ATGACCAATGCCGGCACCCGCCGCGAGGCCGCCAGCCCCTACGGGGAATGGGACGCGTCGCTCGATGCGTTGATGACCTACCGCTACCTCGGGTCGAAGCCACGCTGGATCGACCGGACCCACGCAGACAACCAGATCCGGTTGCGACCGGATCTGCGCACGCCGGCCGGGGCGGTGCTGGCGGCGCCGCTGGCGATCGCCATGCTCGACACCGCCGGCATCAACATCGACAGGATCTGGATCCTGGCGCTCACACAGATCGACGTGCAGATCCTCGACCCGGCGATCGATGCGGGCGCGGTTTCGGTGTCCGGGCAGGTGATCAGGGAAGCCCGCTCCCAGGTTTTCACCGAGGCACGGATTTATGACGCCGAGACCCGGGATCGTGCGATCGGCTTCGGCACCGCGAACTGGTCCGTCATCGCCCCGACACCGGAAGGCCACGTCTACCCCGAGCCGGGCGACGGCGTCGAGGACACGGCCTACCTGCCGCCGCTGTGGCAGGCCTACACCGGACGGCGACGCCCCGACGGCCTCCTCGAGATCCCCGGCCTTCGCCCGGAAATCGGTACGGAGCGGCTGCATCACGGCCCGATGCTCGTGATCACCGAAACCGCGGCGCTGCAGGCGGCGGCAGCCGAGCTCGGCACCGAGGCGCTGGTAATCGAGCACCTCAGCCTGACCATCGTCGCCCCGGGGCGATCGGGTCCCTTCGTGGCGACCCCGGTATTCGTCGGGGTCCATTCGTCAACCGCCGGATGCCGCGTCGAGCTTCGAGACCAGGGCCGCGACAACAGACTTGTCGCCGCCGCGTTCGTGCGGATGCGCGCTGTCGCGGAGACGCCATGCTGA
- a CDS encoding nuclear transport factor 2 family protein yields MLIPEPGAGDVADIIAIEHLAAGYADAISRGDIDEAVQVYAPDGVLSSPTTEDALGPQAIAEVLRATTGDLEFVFQTVHQGLVCVRGERASARFPITEWARRRSDGRPIQFLGIYEDDVVRLDVGWRFSRRLLVPRTIGKPEGLSGRVVPYDGLRPSLS; encoded by the coding sequence ATGCTGATTCCCGAACCGGGCGCCGGTGACGTCGCCGACATCATCGCCATCGAGCACCTCGCCGCCGGCTATGCCGACGCCATATCCCGCGGCGACATCGACGAGGCCGTGCAGGTCTATGCACCCGACGGCGTGTTGTCGTCGCCGACCACCGAGGATGCCCTCGGGCCGCAAGCCATTGCCGAGGTCCTGCGGGCCACCACCGGCGATCTCGAGTTTGTGTTCCAGACGGTGCACCAGGGGCTGGTGTGCGTCCGCGGTGAGCGCGCTTCGGCCCGGTTCCCGATCACCGAATGGGCGCGGCGGCGTTCGGATGGCCGCCCGATCCAATTTCTGGGCATCTACGAAGACGACGTGGTTCGCCTCGACGTCGGCTGGCGGTTCAGCCGCCGCCTGCTGGTGCCCCGCACCATCGGCAAGCCCGAAGGATTGAGCGGGCGCGTCGTGCCCTACGACGGCCTGCGGCCCTCGTTGTCCTGA
- a CDS encoding ferredoxin, with amino-acid sequence MRVRVDNSKCAGHAQCYAVDPDLFPIDESGYSNLQEHEVKPEDEELTRQGVAACPEMALILEED; translated from the coding sequence ATGCGCGTTCGCGTAGACAATTCCAAGTGCGCCGGCCATGCCCAGTGCTACGCCGTGGACCCCGACCTGTTCCCGATCGATGAGTCGGGCTACTCGAATTTGCAAGAGCACGAGGTCAAACCGGAAGACGAGGAACTCACCCGCCAGGGTGTGGCCGCGTGCCCGGAAATGGCCTTGATCCTCGAGGAGGATTGA
- a CDS encoding MaoC family dehydratase, translated as MKVITSIDDAIAAVGQPLGVSDWQHIDQQRVDAFADVTGDHQWIHVDPDRAASESPYGTTIAHGFLTLSLIPALSQQNYRVENRKMGINYGLNKVRFLAPVAVGSRVRVRSELLEATKVSDDIVNLTVRNTVELDGSDKPAAVADMITRVVF; from the coding sequence GTGAAGGTGATCACCTCCATCGACGATGCGATCGCGGCGGTCGGGCAGCCGCTCGGTGTCAGCGACTGGCAGCACATCGACCAGCAACGCGTCGACGCGTTCGCCGACGTCACCGGCGACCACCAGTGGATCCACGTCGACCCCGATCGCGCGGCGTCGGAAAGCCCTTACGGCACAACGATTGCGCATGGATTCTTGACGCTGTCACTGATCCCGGCGCTCAGCCAGCAGAACTACCGTGTCGAGAACCGGAAGATGGGCATCAACTATGGGTTGAACAAGGTGCGGTTCCTGGCTCCGGTCGCAGTCGGAAGCCGGGTGCGGGTGCGCTCGGAGCTGCTGGAGGCGACGAAGGTCAGCGACGACATCGTCAATCTCACCGTGCGCAACACCGTTGAGCTGGATGGTTCCGATAAGCCGGCCGCGGTGGCCGACATGATCACGAGGGTGGTGTTCTAG
- a CDS encoding thiolase family protein produces MVTATPPAIVIAAARTPIGTARKGTLANVSAAELAKPVVSAVIERSGMAAGDFDDLILAEVMQGGGDIARYVAVDLGLTDVPGMAVNRQCASSLSAVAMAAGQIGSGMNRAVLAGGTESLSTTPIVRKRKPFTTGKDADDYEDPWHSLSHPPTPDAPALDMSITVAHNCAVQYRISRRDQDEWALRSHQRAIKAIDAGSFTDEIVPIQVRKSDGTTSTFGEDEHPRRDTSMQSLAALKVLHPEIDGFTVTAGNSSGLNDAAAIVALAAPGLSREPLARVLSWSSVGVPPDRTGSGPIAAIPKALELAGRTLHDVALFEINEAFAAQAIACSRELGLDEETVNVYGSGISLGHPIAATGARMITSAIYELRRRGGGIGVLAMCAGGGMGSAMVIEVA; encoded by the coding sequence ATGGTCACAGCCACTCCCCCGGCGATCGTCATCGCCGCCGCGCGCACGCCGATCGGCACCGCGCGAAAGGGCACCCTGGCCAACGTCTCCGCCGCCGAGCTGGCCAAGCCGGTGGTGTCGGCGGTCATCGAACGATCCGGGATGGCGGCCGGCGACTTCGACGACCTCATCCTGGCCGAAGTCATGCAGGGCGGCGGCGACATCGCCCGCTACGTCGCCGTCGATCTCGGTCTCACCGATGTGCCGGGCATGGCCGTCAACCGGCAATGCGCATCGAGCCTGTCGGCGGTGGCCATGGCCGCCGGGCAGATCGGCTCGGGCATGAACCGCGCGGTACTGGCCGGCGGCACGGAATCGCTGTCCACCACCCCGATCGTGCGCAAGCGCAAGCCGTTCACCACCGGCAAGGACGCTGACGACTACGAGGATCCGTGGCATTCATTGTCGCACCCGCCGACGCCGGACGCGCCGGCGCTGGACATGTCGATCACCGTCGCGCACAACTGCGCGGTGCAATACCGCATCTCCCGTCGCGACCAGGACGAATGGGCGCTGCGCAGCCACCAGCGGGCGATCAAGGCGATCGACGCCGGATCGTTCACCGACGAGATCGTGCCGATCCAGGTGCGAAAGTCCGACGGCACCACGAGCACGTTCGGCGAGGACGAGCATCCGCGCCGCGACACCAGCATGCAAAGCCTCGCAGCGCTCAAGGTGCTGCATCCGGAGATCGACGGTTTCACCGTCACCGCCGGCAACTCGTCGGGTCTCAACGACGCGGCGGCGATCGTCGCGCTGGCCGCGCCCGGCCTTTCGCGCGAGCCGCTGGCGCGGGTGCTGTCGTGGAGTTCGGTCGGAGTTCCGCCCGACCGGACCGGCAGCGGACCGATTGCCGCGATTCCCAAGGCACTTGAGCTCGCCGGGCGCACACTGCACGACGTCGCGCTGTTCGAGATCAACGAAGCGTTCGCCGCGCAGGCCATCGCCTGTTCGCGCGAACTCGGCCTCGACGAAGAGACCGTCAACGTCTACGGCTCGGGAATCAGCCTGGGGCATCCGATCGCGGCCACCGGGGCCCGCATGATCACCTCGGCGATCTACGAACTGCGCCGCCGTGGCGGCGGCATCGGTGTGCTGGCGATGTGCGCCGGCGGAGGGATGGGCTCCGCGATGGTAATCGAGGTGGCATGA